In Chitinophaga sp. H8, the sequence TGACCCCCTGGGCCTGAGCTATAAGATGGATGAATTTTTTGAAGTACTTCATATGACCTGGTTATCACCTTATTCACTGGTGTTTTCCATTGTAATGAATGCTTTTGAAATTATAGCAGGGGTAGCAGTGTTGCTGGGATACAGTATGCGCATCTTTTCTGTACTGCTGTTATTGCTGATTTCTTTCTTCACTTTCCTGACCGGTTTTGCCTTGTTCAGCGGAAAGATCAAAGAATGCGGCTGCTTTGGGGACTGTATTAAATTAACGGCGGTAGAAACCTTCTATAAAGATATTGCCCTGCTGATAATGATCCTGGTGATTTTCTTTTTCCGCAAGCGTATTCAGCCCCTGTTCAAAAAGCGTTCTACTGCTATAGCAGTGATTATAAGTGGTATACTGGCGTTTGGCATGCAGTGGTATGTATTACAGCATTTACCTTTTATAGATTGCCTGCCCTATAAAACCGGCAATAACATTCCTGAAAAAATGAAACTGCCGCCAGGTGCTCAGCCAGATGTATATGAAACCATGCTGGTGTATGAAAAGGATGGCAAACAACAGGAGTTTACCATGGATACATATCCCTGGTCGGATAGTACCTGGGTATTTGTAGACCGGAAAGACAAGCTGATCAAAAAAGGGACCGGTGATGGCCCTGCTATCAAAGATTTTATATTAACTGATTTTGACGGGGCAAATGTGACCGCCTCCGTATTGTCTGAAACCAACCCCGTTTACCTACTGCTGGTGCTGAATACGGAGAAAGCAGGCAGCGGATGGGATCAAAAGATCCAGGCGTTGCAAAAGGATTTCCTGGAAGGGAAAACAGTGATATATGGGGTAACCGCCTCCGGCAAGGAAGCTGTAGATGCTTTCAAACAGGCGCACGGATTGCAGTTCCCGTTTGTACAAATGGATGGTACCGCCATTAAAACTGCCGGCAGGAGCAACCCCTGTTTGATCAGGCTGGAAAATGGTACCATCACCGGGAAGTGGCATTATAATGATATCCCCTGAGCTCCCGGCATCGTGGTGCTACCATCGTAAATTTTAGTATGATAAGATATACGT encodes:
- a CDS encoding BT_3928 family protein, with protein sequence MKLILNVFRIIVGVLFIFSGLIKANDPLGLSYKMDEFFEVLHMTWLSPYSLVFSIVMNAFEIIAGVAVLLGYSMRIFSVLLLLLISFFTFLTGFALFSGKIKECGCFGDCIKLTAVETFYKDIALLIMILVIFFFRKRIQPLFKKRSTAIAVIISGILAFGMQWYVLQHLPFIDCLPYKTGNNIPEKMKLPPGAQPDVYETMLVYEKDGKQQEFTMDTYPWSDSTWVFVDRKDKLIKKGTGDGPAIKDFILTDFDGANVTASVLSETNPVYLLLVLNTEKAGSGWDQKIQALQKDFLEGKTVIYGVTASGKEAVDAFKQAHGLQFPFVQMDGTAIKTAGRSNPCLIRLENGTITGKWHYNDIP